A DNA window from Streptomyces sp. B21-083 contains the following coding sequences:
- a CDS encoding magnesium and cobalt transport protein CorA yields MSMVGSLRKVARLARRGRPRVDLSHPARSPLGSTVVNCVIYREGVRQPTAPTVEESVARVRKHHRGFVWLGLHEPSETEFARVAELFGLHPLAVEDAVQAHQRPKVERYGDVLFAVFKTVCYVEHEELTATSEVVTTGEIMVFAGPDFVVTVRHGRHGSLGPLREELESDPEQLGRGPAAVLHAIADHVVDDYLNVTDAVQDDLDQVESDVFSPQSPRTADAGRIYQLKRELLELKRAVVPLGRPLQQLATEPMPSVEPAIQAYFRDVSDHLIRATEQIHAFDALLDSILQAHLAQVTVAQNEDMRKITAWAAIVAVPTMVCGIYGMNFQHMPELHWRYGYPLVLVVIAAACFFVHRGFKRNGWL; encoded by the coding sequence ATGTCGATGGTCGGCAGCCTGCGCAAAGTGGCCCGCCTGGCTCGGCGTGGGCGGCCGCGGGTGGACCTCAGTCACCCCGCCCGGTCACCGCTCGGCTCGACCGTCGTCAACTGCGTGATCTACCGCGAGGGTGTACGTCAGCCCACCGCGCCCACCGTCGAGGAGTCCGTCGCCCGCGTCCGCAAGCACCACCGCGGCTTCGTCTGGCTCGGCCTGCACGAACCCTCCGAGACGGAGTTCGCCCGCGTCGCCGAACTGTTCGGGCTGCACCCGCTCGCCGTCGAGGACGCGGTCCAGGCCCACCAGCGTCCCAAGGTGGAGCGGTACGGCGATGTCCTGTTCGCCGTGTTCAAGACGGTCTGCTACGTCGAGCACGAGGAACTCACCGCGACCAGCGAGGTCGTCACCACCGGCGAGATCATGGTCTTCGCGGGCCCCGACTTCGTCGTCACCGTCCGGCACGGCCGGCACGGCTCCCTCGGTCCCCTGCGCGAGGAGCTGGAGTCCGACCCGGAGCAGCTCGGCAGGGGCCCGGCCGCGGTGCTGCACGCCATCGCCGACCATGTCGTCGACGACTACCTGAACGTCACGGACGCCGTCCAGGACGACCTCGACCAGGTCGAGTCGGACGTGTTCTCGCCGCAGAGCCCGCGCACCGCCGACGCCGGCCGTATCTACCAGCTCAAGCGGGAACTCCTCGAACTGAAGCGGGCGGTGGTCCCCCTCGGCCGACCCCTCCAGCAGCTGGCCACCGAGCCGATGCCGTCCGTCGAGCCGGCGATACAGGCCTACTTCCGGGACGTGTCCGACCATCTGATCCGCGCCACCGAGCAGATCCACGCCTTCGACGCCCTGCTCGACTCGATCCTCCAGGCCCACCTCGCGCAGGTCACCGTCGCCCAGAACGAGGACATGCGGAAGATCACCGCGTGGGCCGCGATCGTCGCCGTACCGACCATGGTCTGCGGGATCTACGGCATGAACTTCCAGCACATGCCCGAGCTGCACTGGCGCTACGGCTACCCGCTCGTCCTCGTCGTCATCGCCGCCGCCTGCTTCTTCGTCCACCGCGGTTTCAAACGCAACGGCTGGCTGTGA
- the fxsBH gene encoding radical SAM/SPASM protein FxsBH, inactivated beta-hydroxylase extension form, translated as MTSPSLQQLVLKVHSRCDLACDHCYVYEHADQGWKARPVVISEEALTRTARQFASYAEAHKLPSVTIILHGGEPLLCGPTRLRNICAELTRALTPVTTLDLQIHTNGIQLSPRHLDVFAEFGVKVGISLDGDRAANDRHRLDRRGRSSYDRVLRGIDLLRTPAYRHLFGGLLCTVDVANDPVTVHESLTALDPPRIDYLLPHSTWENPPPNPSGSPTPYADWLLAVFDLWEKQGRRIPVRTFESVLSTLRGGPSLTEAMGLAPSDLAVVETDGSFEQADSLKTAFDGAAATGYDVFRHGFEEFARHEGVLARQRGLAGVSEECRRCPVVDSCGGGLYAHRYSAERDFDNPSVFCADLRALVEGIAERVTNRALAPSVCRPDELSLSQLRLDRALLRVVHDDPMPEPGWDDAWRTLLELDAGDDTVRHLNEVLAHPYVRTWLLRSRHGAADLPRFMALAFSAAVRAGADVMLCWDQSERALHLPALGTFTLAEPGRVEVKTTPGGFCVFGPSGPVQVQLADAAAAVQWRPLDTVELSGRPALVVDDADSYRDCFPVPLAPGPTPASFAERLRRAYDLLDARLPRWSEDRNALLVTTVTPLAAGSGLRLGTHGPGALGAAVDFTPEEFVRELPRLGRRARLTSLRETSDLNVLGNRAGRLLDEAFEQLGNSRREDAVRALVELTALPENELTQTGAVLAAQLWTEWAKHPDPPTRKPHRA; from the coding sequence GTGACGAGCCCCTCCCTCCAGCAGCTGGTCCTCAAGGTGCACAGCAGATGTGACCTGGCCTGCGACCACTGCTATGTGTACGAGCATGCCGACCAGGGCTGGAAAGCTCGCCCGGTAGTCATCTCCGAAGAGGCGCTCACCCGGACCGCCCGGCAGTTCGCCTCCTACGCCGAGGCTCACAAGCTTCCTTCCGTGACGATCATCCTCCACGGGGGCGAGCCCCTCCTCTGTGGCCCTACGCGGCTCAGAAACATCTGCGCGGAACTCACACGGGCCCTCACCCCGGTCACCACACTGGACCTCCAGATTCACACCAACGGAATCCAGCTGAGCCCGCGGCATCTGGACGTCTTCGCGGAATTCGGCGTCAAGGTGGGTATTTCGCTCGACGGTGACCGCGCCGCCAACGACCGGCACAGACTCGACCGCAGAGGCCGCAGCAGCTACGACCGGGTACTGCGCGGAATCGATCTGCTGCGCACCCCCGCGTACCGCCACCTCTTCGGCGGCCTACTCTGTACCGTCGATGTCGCGAACGACCCCGTCACGGTGCACGAATCACTTACGGCGCTTGATCCTCCCCGTATCGATTATTTGCTACCGCACTCGACTTGGGAGAACCCGCCGCCGAACCCCTCCGGGTCACCGACCCCGTACGCCGACTGGCTGCTCGCCGTGTTCGACCTCTGGGAGAAACAGGGACGCAGGATTCCCGTACGGACCTTCGAGTCGGTGCTCAGCACACTGCGCGGCGGTCCCAGTCTGACCGAGGCGATGGGACTCGCCCCGTCCGACCTCGCGGTGGTCGAGACGGACGGCAGTTTCGAGCAGGCGGACTCGCTCAAGACGGCGTTCGACGGAGCGGCGGCCACGGGGTACGACGTCTTCCGGCACGGGTTCGAGGAGTTCGCCCGGCACGAGGGGGTGCTGGCCCGCCAGCGCGGGCTCGCCGGGGTCAGCGAGGAGTGCCGTCGCTGTCCGGTGGTCGACTCCTGCGGCGGCGGCCTGTACGCCCATCGCTACAGTGCCGAACGCGACTTCGACAACCCTTCCGTCTTCTGCGCCGACCTGCGCGCCCTGGTGGAGGGCATCGCCGAGCGGGTGACGAACCGGGCGCTCGCCCCGTCGGTCTGCCGGCCGGACGAACTGAGCCTCTCCCAGCTGCGGTTGGACCGGGCATTGCTGCGGGTCGTGCACGACGACCCGATGCCGGAGCCCGGCTGGGACGACGCCTGGCGGACTCTGCTGGAGCTGGACGCCGGGGACGACACGGTCCGGCACCTCAACGAGGTTCTCGCCCACCCCTACGTCCGCACCTGGCTGCTCCGGTCCCGGCACGGAGCAGCGGATCTCCCCCGGTTCATGGCTCTGGCCTTCTCGGCGGCCGTGCGGGCCGGCGCCGATGTGATGCTCTGCTGGGACCAGTCCGAACGCGCCCTCCATCTCCCCGCGCTGGGCACGTTCACGCTGGCGGAGCCGGGTCGGGTCGAGGTCAAGACGACACCGGGCGGCTTCTGTGTGTTCGGCCCGTCGGGCCCCGTACAGGTGCAGCTCGCCGACGCCGCTGCCGCCGTCCAGTGGCGTCCGCTGGACACCGTGGAACTGTCCGGTCGGCCGGCCCTGGTGGTCGACGACGCGGACTCCTACCGCGACTGCTTCCCCGTTCCGCTCGCCCCCGGGCCGACCCCGGCGTCCTTCGCCGAGCGCCTGAGGCGGGCGTACGACCTGCTCGACGCCCGGCTGCCTCGGTGGTCCGAGGACCGCAACGCGTTGCTCGTCACCACCGTCACTCCGCTCGCAGCGGGCAGCGGGCTGCGGCTCGGCACGCACGGGCCGGGGGCGCTGGGTGCGGCGGTCGACTTCACGCCGGAGGAGTTCGTGCGTGAACTCCCGCGTCTGGGGCGGCGGGCCAGGCTCACCTCCCTCCGGGAGACAAGTGACCTGAACGTCCTGGGCAACCGGGCGGGCCGCCTCCTCGACGAGGCCTTCGAGCAACTCGGCAACTCCCGTCGCGAGGACGCCGTACGCGCCCTGGTCGAGCTGACCGCGCTCCCGGAGAACGAACTCACGCAAACGGGCGCGGTGTTGGCCGCACAACTCTGGACGGAATGGGCGAAGCACCCGGACCCACCGACCCGGAAGCCCCACCGTGCCTGA
- a CDS encoding TIR-like protein FxsC yields MENTERGRDRVPDTQPYFFLSYAHTPPWGTGGGDPDHWVHVLYRDLCNHIMALTDLPAGSQAGFMDREMHSGEGWPEKLSENLAKCRVFVPLFSPRYFTSEMCGREWFAFHERVLHARATGAGSASVIVPALWTRVDYDQLPDSVRHIHLDHATYGDRYATNGIYGLIKLNRLHDEYEETVLGLAQRIVRVAHESPLPPSRPRNYESTPSAFKPRGSGPRHIHLTVAAPTRDSVPEYRDIRPYGEDAQDWNPYHGESTRPLPSLAEELIRSLDYRITVSSFDDEDTGEPQTVSGGNSPDDNGDQGEKDDKAVGRPGILLVDRWVLTDEERRRRLKIFDSHARPWVSAIVPWNRLDLQCHSSEGRQLTEELERTLPLILDRGRRTDCRIAVIGVPTLKAFTDVLPSVVAHTTRQFLKHAEAHPPPGPHIPRPRLMGPVQLQYPEAGSNDGGEA; encoded by the coding sequence GTGGAAAACACCGAACGGGGTCGGGACCGGGTGCCGGACACCCAGCCCTACTTCTTCCTTTCCTACGCCCACACACCACCCTGGGGCACGGGCGGCGGAGACCCCGATCACTGGGTGCACGTCCTGTACCGGGACCTGTGCAACCACATCATGGCGCTCACCGATCTGCCCGCCGGTTCCCAGGCCGGTTTTATGGACCGGGAGATGCACTCCGGCGAGGGCTGGCCGGAGAAGCTCAGCGAGAACCTCGCCAAGTGCCGGGTGTTCGTACCGCTGTTCTCGCCCCGCTACTTCACCAGCGAGATGTGCGGCCGCGAGTGGTTCGCCTTCCACGAGCGGGTCCTGCACGCCAGGGCCACCGGCGCCGGCTCCGCGTCCGTCATCGTCCCCGCCCTGTGGACCCGGGTGGACTACGACCAACTCCCGGACTCCGTACGGCACATCCACCTCGACCACGCGACCTACGGCGACCGCTACGCCACCAACGGGATCTACGGCCTGATCAAACTCAACCGGCTGCACGACGAGTACGAGGAGACCGTGCTGGGCCTGGCGCAGCGGATCGTGCGGGTCGCCCACGAGTCACCGCTGCCGCCGAGCAGGCCCCGCAACTACGAGAGCACGCCCAGCGCGTTCAAGCCGCGCGGCTCGGGCCCCCGGCACATCCACCTCACCGTGGCCGCACCGACCCGCGACAGCGTCCCCGAGTACCGCGACATCCGGCCGTACGGCGAGGACGCGCAGGACTGGAACCCGTACCATGGTGAGTCCACTCGTCCTCTGCCGTCGCTCGCCGAGGAACTCATCCGCTCCCTCGACTACCGGATCACGGTGTCCTCCTTCGACGACGAGGACACCGGGGAGCCCCAGACGGTGTCGGGCGGCAACTCCCCGGACGACAACGGCGATCAGGGCGAGAAGGACGACAAGGCGGTGGGCAGGCCGGGCATCCTGCTGGTCGACCGCTGGGTGCTGACCGACGAGGAACGGCGGCGGCGGCTCAAGATCTTCGACTCGCACGCCCGGCCGTGGGTGAGTGCCATCGTCCCGTGGAACCGCCTCGACCTGCAGTGTCACAGCTCGGAGGGGCGGCAGCTCACCGAGGAACTGGAGCGCACCCTCCCGTTGATCCTGGACCGGGGCCGGCGCACCGACTGCCGGATCGCCGTGATCGGGGTACCCACGCTCAAGGCCTTCACCGACGTGCTGCCCTCCGTCGTGGCCCATACGACCCGGCAGTTCCTCAAGCACGCGGAGGCCCATCCGCCGCCGGGGCCGCACATCCCGAGGCCCCGCCTGATGGGCCCCGTCCAGCTGCAGTACCCGGAAGCGGGATCCAACGACGGAGGAGAAGCATGA
- a CDS encoding alpha/beta fold hydrolase, protein MADHVRTADGRRLRVEISGDPNGHPVFLLHGTPGSRVGPRPRAMFLYQHGACLISYDRPGYGGSDRKKGRRIVDVVNDVSVVADALGLDRFAVAGRSGGAPHALACAALLPDRVTRAAALVGLAPRDAEGLDWFAGMAPSNVNEFSTAFTDPERFAARLIPRSAAIRSDPAKLLEELRTELTDDDRMIVSDNTIRSMLLRNYLEALRTSPYGWIDDALALTGPWGFDPAQIDVPVLLWHGGLDVFSPASHSSWLAARIPRSTAVLEPAAAHFASLRALPIALNWLLADTTQP, encoded by the coding sequence GTGGCGGACCATGTGCGGACCGCGGACGGGCGGCGCTTACGGGTCGAGATCTCGGGAGACCCGAACGGACACCCCGTGTTCCTCCTGCACGGCACACCCGGCAGCCGGGTCGGTCCCCGGCCCCGCGCGATGTTCCTGTATCAGCACGGCGCCTGCCTCATCAGCTACGACCGTCCCGGATACGGCGGTTCGGACCGCAAGAAGGGCCGGCGGATCGTCGACGTGGTCAACGACGTCTCCGTGGTCGCCGACGCCCTAGGGCTCGACCGGTTCGCGGTCGCCGGGCGATCAGGTGGCGCCCCGCACGCCCTCGCCTGTGCCGCGCTGCTGCCGGACCGGGTGACCCGGGCCGCCGCGCTGGTCGGGCTCGCGCCCAGAGACGCGGAAGGGCTCGACTGGTTCGCCGGCATGGCCCCCTCCAACGTCAACGAGTTCAGCACGGCGTTCACCGATCCGGAGCGGTTCGCGGCCCGGCTCATCCCGCGGTCGGCGGCCATCCGCAGCGATCCGGCGAAGCTCCTCGAGGAACTGCGCACGGAACTCACCGACGACGACCGGATGATCGTCTCCGACAACACCATCCGCTCGATGCTCCTGCGCAACTACCTTGAGGCGCTGCGCACTTCACCGTACGGCTGGATCGACGACGCCCTCGCGCTGACCGGCCCGTGGGGATTCGACCCGGCACAGATCGATGTGCCGGTGCTGCTGTGGCACGGCGGGCTGGACGTCTTCTCGCCCGCCTCGCACTCCTCCTGGCTCGCGGCCCGCATCCCACGCTCCACGGCCGTCCTGGAACCGGCGGCGGCCCACTTCGCGTCCCTGCGCGCCCTGCCGATCGCCCTCAACTGGCTGCTCGCGGACACCACTCAGCCCTAG
- the fxsT gene encoding FxSxx-COOH system tetratricopeptide repeat protein: MTAVQNGRIITFYSYKGGTGRTMALANTAWILAASGKRVLAVDWDLEAPGLHRFFHPFLEPNALVATTGVINIIHDFAWAATTGPQRTGDWQDDYANVEQHAISLTPERFGMSFKDGGSLDFLSAGRQDRAYSATVSSLEWDNFYDRLGGGAFLKSLRTNMKKSYDYVLIDSRTGLSDNADICTMQMPDVLVDCFTLSDQSLDGGAAVARSVEDGSLPHPIRVLPVPMRIDEGEKDKVDAGRALARLRFQGLPKGLKGEKLGPDEQTAYWGSVEIPYRPYYAYEETLATFGDAKGDPKSLLSAFERLTQVITDGDVTSLPPIPEPVRLRCRDAYLRRRPLTSAANVVVAYSAENRMWADWVESLLKRVGCNVVTHDISGGPVERADSATRTVILLSTAFQKSRYADAVWRTLTDTGMDSPPGTTVPLRVDEVRLPEAYLDHNPVDLHRFDETQCAAAVLRALGLPGQAPEAGPHAARFPGNTPAYLSAPQRNNTFTGRDVILERIRDQLGGGVSAGPSQPQVLFGLGGVGKTQVALEYVHRFMGDYDLVWWTSAEHEDDVVASLAELGTRIGAPGRDDITMASKEARQMLSRGTPTSRWLLVFDNADDPAALTPYFPTGGSGHILITSRNQAWAQQGSAQLVDVFLREESVEHLTRRARGLTPEAADQVALAVGDLPLAVEQAAAWLAETATPVETYLRQLAEQTTDVLDLNQPADYPKTVAATWNVSISRLKERSPASVRLLQLCAFLAPEPISSDLLYSKEMIDALKPYDPALQEPLLLGRVVQEIGRFALAKVDQVSNSIQVHRLVQAVIRAQLTEEEQRHARHVVHTVLAGARPDGDEPIDDPESWPRFGVIWPHLTASDARNCTESETRRLLIDRVRYYWKRGDFPNAQKRAEDLLDHWKPLRGEDDVQYLYLRCQLANVLRSQGRYIEARDIDTELLDRQRRVLGPTHPHTYVTTSSLASDLAALGDYRSAVDLAREAHDGFSEIFHESHPRTLNAANNLALALRMVGRYGEARDLDQETLDRRQRVLGPEHPYTLASAEGLGRDLREVGRYAESVAVLSQAYDTHKRILGKEFPGTLRCAKSLAVSLRRAGQFEDARRLTTATQDQYRSQYKEPTPDSLACDLNMAADLFAADDRERAREVAREALARYMDVPGEAHPYTQAALNNLGIYHWGCGDTEKADTVFRQVLRRMGEVLGPQHPHSLFCGVNYANVLAGQGRLDEARELEENAVVTLRQILGPHHPETLAVVANSALTLSELGHEAEAERRHGEALTELRMLLGDENGITRFAHSRRRVYRDLEPLAV; encoded by the coding sequence ATGACGGCCGTGCAGAACGGACGTATCATCACCTTCTACTCATACAAGGGCGGTACCGGGCGCACCATGGCCCTCGCCAACACGGCGTGGATCCTCGCCGCCAGCGGCAAGCGGGTCCTGGCCGTCGACTGGGACCTGGAGGCGCCGGGCCTGCACCGCTTCTTCCATCCGTTCCTGGAGCCGAACGCACTGGTGGCCACCACCGGAGTCATCAACATCATTCATGACTTCGCGTGGGCGGCGACCACCGGCCCGCAGCGCACCGGCGACTGGCAGGACGACTACGCGAACGTCGAGCAGCACGCCATCTCCCTCACCCCGGAACGGTTCGGGATGAGCTTCAAGGACGGCGGTTCGCTCGACTTCCTGTCCGCGGGCCGCCAGGACCGCGCATACTCGGCGACGGTGTCCTCCCTGGAATGGGACAACTTCTACGACCGGCTGGGCGGCGGCGCGTTCCTCAAGTCGCTGCGCACCAACATGAAGAAGTCGTACGACTACGTCCTCATCGACAGCCGTACCGGACTGTCCGACAACGCGGACATCTGCACCATGCAGATGCCCGATGTCCTGGTCGACTGCTTCACCCTCAGCGACCAGTCCCTGGACGGCGGCGCCGCGGTGGCCCGCAGCGTCGAGGACGGTTCCCTTCCGCACCCGATCCGGGTGCTGCCCGTGCCGATGCGTATCGACGAGGGTGAGAAGGACAAGGTCGACGCCGGCCGGGCGCTGGCCCGGCTGCGCTTCCAGGGGCTGCCCAAGGGGCTCAAGGGCGAGAAACTGGGCCCGGACGAGCAGACGGCCTACTGGGGCAGCGTCGAGATCCCCTACCGCCCCTACTACGCCTACGAGGAGACCCTCGCGACCTTCGGCGACGCGAAGGGCGATCCCAAGTCACTGCTGTCCGCGTTCGAGCGGCTCACCCAGGTCATCACCGACGGCGACGTCACCTCGCTGCCGCCGATCCCCGAGCCGGTGCGGCTGCGCTGCCGTGACGCGTACCTCAGGCGGCGCCCGCTGACCAGCGCGGCCAATGTGGTCGTGGCGTACTCGGCGGAGAACCGGATGTGGGCCGACTGGGTCGAGTCGCTGCTCAAGCGGGTCGGCTGCAACGTCGTGACGCACGACATCTCCGGCGGCCCCGTCGAGCGCGCGGACTCGGCCACCCGCACCGTGATCCTTTTGTCGACCGCGTTCCAGAAGTCCCGGTACGCCGACGCCGTCTGGCGCACCCTCACCGACACCGGCATGGACTCCCCGCCCGGTACGACGGTTCCGCTCCGGGTCGACGAGGTGCGGCTGCCCGAGGCCTACCTCGACCACAACCCGGTGGACCTGCACCGGTTCGACGAGACACAGTGCGCCGCCGCGGTGCTGCGCGCCCTGGGACTGCCCGGGCAGGCACCGGAGGCCGGACCGCACGCGGCCCGCTTCCCCGGCAACACTCCGGCGTATCTGAGCGCACCGCAGCGCAACAACACGTTCACGGGCCGGGACGTCATCCTGGAGCGGATCCGCGACCAGCTCGGCGGCGGTGTCTCCGCCGGCCCCTCGCAGCCCCAGGTCCTGTTCGGGCTCGGCGGTGTGGGCAAGACCCAGGTCGCGCTGGAGTACGTACACCGCTTCATGGGGGACTACGACCTGGTCTGGTGGACGTCCGCCGAGCACGAGGACGATGTCGTCGCCTCGCTCGCCGAACTCGGCACCCGCATCGGTGCGCCCGGCCGTGACGACATCACCATGGCCAGCAAGGAAGCCCGCCAGATGCTGTCGCGGGGCACGCCGACCAGCCGCTGGCTGCTGGTCTTCGACAACGCCGACGACCCGGCCGCGCTGACTCCGTACTTCCCGACCGGCGGCAGCGGGCACATCCTCATCACCTCCCGCAACCAGGCCTGGGCGCAACAGGGTTCGGCCCAGCTCGTCGACGTCTTCCTCCGCGAGGAGAGCGTCGAACACCTCACCCGGCGGGCCAGGGGGCTGACCCCCGAGGCGGCCGACCAGGTGGCGCTGGCGGTGGGCGACCTGCCGCTGGCCGTCGAGCAGGCGGCGGCCTGGCTGGCCGAGACGGCCACGCCCGTGGAGACGTATCTGCGGCAGCTCGCCGAGCAGACCACCGACGTCCTGGACCTCAACCAGCCCGCCGACTATCCGAAGACGGTCGCGGCGACCTGGAACGTGTCCATCTCCCGGCTGAAGGAACGTTCTCCCGCCTCGGTACGGCTGTTGCAGCTGTGCGCGTTCCTCGCTCCGGAGCCGATCTCCTCCGACCTGCTCTACAGCAAGGAGATGATCGACGCCCTCAAGCCGTACGACCCGGCGCTCCAGGAGCCGTTGCTGCTCGGCCGGGTCGTCCAGGAGATCGGGCGGTTCGCGCTGGCCAAGGTCGACCAGGTCAGCAACAGCATCCAGGTCCACCGGCTGGTCCAGGCCGTGATCCGCGCCCAGTTGACCGAGGAGGAGCAGCGCCACGCCCGGCATGTCGTCCACACCGTGCTCGCGGGCGCCCGTCCCGACGGTGACGAGCCGATCGACGACCCCGAGAGCTGGCCCCGGTTCGGCGTCATCTGGCCGCACCTCACCGCCTCCGACGCCCGCAACTGCACCGAGTCCGAGACGCGCCGGCTGCTCATCGACCGGGTCCGCTACTACTGGAAACGCGGTGACTTCCCCAACGCGCAGAAACGCGCCGAGGATCTGCTGGACCACTGGAAGCCGCTGCGCGGCGAGGACGACGTGCAGTATCTGTATCTGCGCTGCCAGCTGGCCAACGTGCTGCGCTCGCAAGGGCGTTACATCGAGGCCCGGGACATCGACACCGAACTGCTGGACCGCCAGCGCCGGGTCCTCGGCCCCACGCACCCGCACACGTACGTCACCACGTCCAGCCTCGCCAGCGACCTCGCCGCCCTCGGTGACTACCGGTCCGCGGTGGACCTCGCCCGTGAGGCGCACGACGGGTTCAGCGAGATCTTCCACGAGTCCCACCCCAGGACCCTCAACGCGGCCAACAACCTCGCCCTCGCCCTGCGCATGGTGGGCCGCTACGGCGAGGCCCGCGACCTCGACCAGGAGACGCTCGACCGACGCCAGCGCGTACTGGGGCCGGAGCATCCCTACACGCTGGCCTCGGCCGAGGGGCTGGGCCGCGACCTGCGCGAGGTCGGCCGGTACGCGGAGTCGGTGGCGGTGTTGTCACAGGCGTACGACACGCACAAGCGCATCCTCGGCAAGGAGTTCCCGGGCACCCTGCGGTGCGCCAAGTCCCTCGCGGTGTCGCTGCGTCGGGCCGGACAGTTCGAGGACGCCCGGCGGCTGACGACGGCGACGCAGGACCAGTACCGGAGCCAGTACAAGGAGCCGACGCCGGACTCGCTGGCCTGCGATCTGAACATGGCGGCCGACCTGTTCGCGGCCGACGACCGGGAGCGGGCCCGCGAGGTCGCCCGGGAGGCGCTGGCCAGGTACATGGACGTACCGGGTGAGGCCCACCCGTACACCCAGGCCGCGCTGAACAACCTCGGTATCTACCACTGGGGCTGCGGCGACACGGAGAAGGCGGACACGGTGTTCCGGCAGGTGCTGCGGCGCATGGGCGAGGTGCTGGGGCCGCAGCATCCGCACTCCCTGTTCTGCGGGGTCAACTACGCCAACGTACTGGCCGGCCAGGGCCGTCTCGACGAGGCCCGGGAGCTGGAGGAGAACGCGGTGGTCACCTTGCGCCAGATCCTGGGCCCGCATCACCCGGAGACCCTGGCCGTGGTCGCCAACTCCGCCTTGACACTCAGCGAGTTGGGCCATGAGGCGGAGGCGGAGCGGCGGCACGGCGAGGCGCTGACGGAGCTGCGGATGCTGCTCGGCGACGAGAACGGGATCACCCGGTTCGCCCACAGCAGGCGGCGGGTGTACCGGGACCTGGAGCCGCTGGCGGTGTGA
- a CDS encoding AAC(3) family N-acetyltransferase, with translation MGVRPGAPLIVHASLRGTGLGPSLVRDCLLAALGAGGTLVVPAFTPENSDTSRAYRVATEGLTEREKAVHRASMPPFAADSTPCPSTGALAECVRTTPGAVRSTHPQTSFAGLGPRAAELLGRHDPHCHLGERSPLAALYAADAQILLLRVGFEVCSAFHLAEYRTTPPTPRRTYRCVVGERGNWISYEDLALDDSDFGAIGKRLPRELVVEREWAGKTVTLCAMRAVVDHAVDQMASYRPGLT, from the coding sequence TTGGGTGTCCGCCCCGGCGCTCCCCTCATCGTCCACGCCTCCCTGCGCGGCACCGGTCTTGGTCCCTCGCTCGTACGGGACTGTCTGCTCGCCGCGCTGGGAGCCGGCGGCACCCTTGTCGTGCCCGCGTTCACGCCGGAGAACTCCGACACCTCGCGGGCGTACCGGGTAGCCACCGAGGGGCTGACCGAGCGGGAGAAGGCCGTCCACCGGGCCTCGATGCCGCCCTTCGCCGCGGACAGCACGCCGTGTCCCTCCACGGGGGCGCTGGCCGAATGTGTGCGGACCACTCCCGGTGCCGTCCGCAGCACCCATCCGCAGACCTCCTTCGCCGGACTCGGGCCCAGGGCCGCGGAGTTGCTCGGCCGGCACGACCCGCACTGCCATCTCGGTGAGCGCTCGCCGCTGGCCGCGCTGTACGCGGCGGATGCCCAGATCCTGTTGCTGCGCGTCGGGTTCGAGGTGTGCAGCGCGTTCCATCTGGCCGAGTACCGGACGACGCCGCCCACACCTCGGCGTACGTACCGGTGCGTGGTGGGCGAGCGGGGGAACTGGATCTCGTACGAGGATCTCGCCCTGGACGACAGCGACTTCGGCGCGATCGGGAAGCGGCTCCCGCGTGAACTGGTGGTGGAGCGGGAATGGGCCGGAAAAACGGTCACGCTTTGCGCCATGCGCGCCGTTGTGGACCACGCCGTCGATCAGATGGCCAGTTATCGCCCCGGATTGACGTAA
- a CDS encoding DUF6174 domain-containing protein translates to MASVRSLSSVVLVGGLLCTVVGCGGDSGASESGEGSSGTSPTPSSSFSSFAESWDEPASYAYTLTSSEGERSLIGRFRVTVRDGKVAKVVGLDESGRGAVRRAREEVPTIGGLLDRLARAHDEGADTAEAEYAPDGHPVRITLDPRKNAADDEQAYVISDYEPQPVPVAAKS, encoded by the coding sequence ATGGCTTCGGTCCGATCGCTGTCGTCCGTCGTGCTCGTCGGGGGGCTGCTGTGCACGGTCGTCGGCTGTGGCGGGGATTCCGGGGCCTCGGAGTCCGGGGAGGGCTCGTCGGGGACCTCGCCCACTCCCTCCTCCTCGTTCTCGTCGTTCGCGGAGTCCTGGGACGAGCCCGCCTCGTACGCCTACACGCTGACGTCGAGCGAGGGTGAGCGCAGCCTCATCGGCAGGTTCCGGGTGACGGTGCGGGACGGGAAGGTCGCCAAGGTGGTCGGGCTCGACGAGAGCGGGCGGGGCGCGGTGCGGCGGGCGCGCGAGGAGGTGCCCACCATCGGCGGGCTGCTGGACCGGCTGGCCCGGGCCCACGACGAGGGCGCGGACACGGCGGAGGCGGAGTACGCGCCCGACGGGCACCCCGTCCGGATCACCCTGGACCCGCGGAAGAACGCGGCCGACGACGAGCAGGCGTACGTCATCAGCGACTACGAGCCGCAGCCGGTACCCGTGGCGGCGAAGTCCTAG